In the genome of Heliomicrobium gestii, one region contains:
- a CDS encoding glycosyltransferase family 4 protein: MKALMINLCAYSRTGGMERFNQRIVRSLTEMDGVQARVLSLWDDDCPADLGEHVAYRGFHCNKIPFLLRFIGELLRFRPDAVLVQHVFFAWLHPLICLLCPGAEILLFVHGTEVWDRPSPLFRRLVSLADRIVSVSLYTTSKMAEAYAIPVSRFHLLQNVFELRDFSSDDAVDLEERFPCLFRVNESTVQYRLLTVTRLADRYKGERETILALPAILRRFPDTHYYIVGKGPLASALRDLARKLSVEDHVHLLGAVTDQELAKMYGACDVFVMPSKGEGFGIVYLEAAAHRLPAIAGNVDGSVEAVVDGETGLCVNPDDVPAIATAVIDLLQDPERRRQMGEKGYRRVVESFSHERFHRQFERILCLRGASANAGARHTQPVP, encoded by the coding sequence ATGAAAGCGCTGATGATCAACCTATGCGCCTATTCTCGGACAGGCGGGATGGAGCGCTTCAATCAGCGGATTGTCCGCTCCCTTACCGAGATGGACGGTGTGCAGGCGAGGGTGCTCTCCCTGTGGGATGACGATTGCCCAGCAGACCTGGGGGAGCATGTGGCATACAGGGGCTTTCATTGCAACAAAATCCCCTTTCTCCTGCGCTTCATCGGCGAGTTGTTGCGCTTTCGACCGGATGCCGTGCTCGTTCAGCATGTGTTCTTCGCCTGGCTTCACCCGCTGATTTGTCTGCTCTGCCCGGGCGCGGAGATTCTGCTGTTCGTCCACGGCACCGAGGTCTGGGATCGACCGTCGCCGCTGTTTCGCCGGCTGGTGTCGCTTGCCGATCGGATCGTGTCGGTCAGCTTGTATACGACAAGCAAGATGGCTGAGGCCTACGCGATTCCGGTGTCGCGCTTTCACCTGTTGCAAAACGTCTTCGAACTCCGCGACTTTTCCTCCGATGACGCGGTCGATCTAGAAGAACGATTCCCATGCCTCTTCCGGGTGAACGAATCAACGGTGCAATATCGACTCCTGACAGTTACCCGTCTGGCCGATCGCTACAAAGGGGAACGGGAGACCATCCTGGCCTTGCCGGCGATCCTGCGCCGTTTTCCCGACACCCACTATTACATCGTCGGTAAGGGACCCTTGGCGAGCGCCCTGCGCGATCTGGCAAGGAAACTGTCTGTGGAGGACCATGTCCATCTTCTCGGCGCAGTAACCGATCAGGAACTGGCGAAAATGTATGGCGCCTGTGATGTCTTTGTCATGCCGTCGAAGGGGGAAGGCTTTGGCATCGTCTATCTGGAGGCGGCCGCTCATCGATTGCCCGCGATCGCCGGCAATGTCGATGGCAGCGTGGAAGCCGTTGTCGACGGCGAAACCGGCCTCTGTGTCAATCCCGATGACGTCCCGGCGATCGCTACAGCCGTGATCGACCTCCTGCAGGATCCGGAAAGGCGGCGGCAGATGGGGGAAAAGGGATACCGGCGTGTTGTGGAATCGTTCTCCCACGAACGGTTCCACCGCCAATTTGAGCGTATCCTCTGTTTACGGGGGGCGTCGGCCAATGCGGGTGCTCGTCATACACAACCGGTACCGTGA
- a CDS encoding O-antigen ligase family protein, with protein MTRTRLLLLSGTLSLAVAGTVTSGWGGAVVVAVLPLIALGAVLTWPIPSALPVYLVMVVFVETLKRMIFLFDPADSFIQYIPLALGQGVTLTLGLRGLAERIGAGVFDRIDKAFLFYLSTYVLGVLVNELNRPSFAIMVILYFLPPQLVFFAYRCVTEDVSLRRILRVMAGLGLFAGAYGAYQFFYGPSPIDLAWADYSRAFSIQASNVWRAYTFDEIMRPYSFFADHFSYGYFLVAAIISWFAVHWTKPSGSRLITGVFLVFSLALALTRTAWISLLLSLFVYVSLRCSGEPLRRKAAWLVIPLYAALTVLSGWAYDNFFEPEAFADGLSAQAFSLGTLSARKDAADLFIKAVPEHLVLGEGPSSGLYVLSAKLSGNLEEELENAQTDDGHNFLVHLLIAGGVPGLAAFLVFYFLCLQQALAQGQGRLWLPAVLIGLFLAGVTAGPTFFNAFFLAWCGFACHPPPKGADHEVRGTNAIDSTVYRQFPSDSVPGSAVEGAE; from the coding sequence ATGACCAGGACGCGCTTGCTCCTGCTCTCTGGGACGCTTAGCCTTGCCGTCGCCGGAACTGTCACCAGCGGTTGGGGGGGAGCGGTTGTTGTCGCGGTGTTACCCTTGATCGCCCTGGGGGCTGTGTTGACTTGGCCGATTCCCTCGGCCCTTCCCGTCTACTTGGTCATGGTTGTCTTTGTCGAAACGCTCAAACGAATGATTTTTTTGTTCGATCCTGCTGACAGTTTTATTCAGTATATTCCCTTGGCTTTAGGCCAAGGGGTTACCCTGACGCTGGGGTTGCGCGGATTGGCGGAACGGATCGGCGCCGGGGTTTTTGACCGGATAGACAAAGCCTTTCTGTTTTACCTGTCGACCTACGTTCTTGGTGTGCTTGTGAATGAGTTAAACCGCCCGTCTTTTGCGATCATGGTGATTCTTTATTTTCTTCCGCCCCAGTTGGTTTTTTTCGCCTACCGTTGCGTCACTGAAGACGTTTCCCTGCGGCGGATTTTGCGGGTGATGGCGGGACTTGGCCTTTTTGCCGGCGCTTACGGCGCTTACCAATTTTTCTATGGGCCAAGCCCGATTGACCTGGCGTGGGCGGACTACTCTCGCGCCTTTTCCATTCAAGCGTCTAACGTGTGGAGAGCCTACACCTTTGATGAGATCATGCGGCCCTACTCGTTTTTTGCCGATCATTTTTCTTACGGTTACTTTCTTGTGGCGGCCATCATCTCCTGGTTCGCCGTCCACTGGACCAAGCCGTCCGGGAGCCGCCTCATCACCGGCGTTTTTCTGGTTTTCTCCCTGGCATTGGCGCTGACCCGAACGGCCTGGATCTCCTTGCTGCTTTCCCTCTTCGTCTATGTATCGCTGCGGTGTTCGGGAGAACCCCTGCGGCGTAAGGCGGCCTGGCTGGTGATTCCCCTTTACGCAGCCCTGACCGTGTTGAGCGGGTGGGCCTATGACAACTTCTTTGAGCCGGAAGCTTTTGCTGACGGTCTGTCAGCGCAGGCCTTCAGCTTAGGCACCTTGAGCGCCCGCAAGGACGCGGCTGATCTGTTTATTAAAGCGGTGCCCGAACACCTTGTCCTGGGCGAAGGCCCCTCATCGGGCTTGTATGTGCTGAGCGCCAAGTTGTCGGGCAACTTGGAAGAAGAACTTGAGAACGCGCAGACCGATGACGGCCACAATTTTCTCGTGCATCTGCTGATTGCCGGCGGCGTTCCCGGTCTGGCCGCTTTTTTGGTCTTCTATTTCTTGTGTTTGCAACAGGCGCTGGCGCAGGGGCAAGGGCGACTTTGGTTGCCAGCCGTGTTGATCGGCCTGTTTTTGGCTGGCGTAACTGCTGGACCCACCTTCTTCAATGCCTTTTTTTTGGCGTGGTGCGGCTTCGCCTGCCACCCTCCCCCGAAAGGGGCCGATCACGAAGTAAGGGGTACGAATGCCATTGATTCGACTGTGTATCGTCAGTTCCCATCCGATTCAGTACCTGGTTCCGCTGTGGAGGGCGCTGAATGA
- a CDS encoding UDP-glucuronic acid decarboxylase family protein: MQSKRILVAGGAGFIGSHLCDALIQDGHEVICLDNYYTGSRENVRHLIDHPRFFLVEHDVEAPLEMAVDEIYNLACPASPKHYSRRPIKTLRTNVLGSLTLLELASRNQAKILLASTSEVYGDPEVHPQREGYLGNVNPIGRRACYDEGKRCAETLFFDYHREKGVNIRVVRIFNTYGPRMNHDDGRVISNLIVQALAGGEMTIYGKGKQTRSFCYVDDLIEGMMAMMNGPDLFPGPVNLGNPAETTILELAALIRALTGSASPFVFKSLPEDDPMRRRPDITLARERLNWRPKTGLEEGLRRTIDFFRSEREQEVYGTISG, translated from the coding sequence TTGCAAAGTAAGCGGATTCTTGTCGCCGGAGGCGCCGGGTTTATTGGTTCCCATCTCTGTGATGCTTTGATTCAAGATGGCCATGAGGTGATCTGCCTGGATAATTACTATACGGGCAGTCGAGAAAATGTGCGCCATCTCATCGATCACCCCCGGTTTTTCCTCGTCGAACATGATGTGGAAGCACCGTTGGAGATGGCTGTAGACGAGATCTACAACCTCGCTTGCCCCGCATCTCCCAAACACTACAGCCGCCGGCCGATCAAAACACTGCGGACCAATGTATTGGGTTCATTAACGCTGTTGGAGTTGGCCAGCAGGAACCAGGCGAAGATTCTGCTGGCCTCGACGAGCGAGGTTTATGGCGATCCAGAGGTTCATCCGCAGCGGGAGGGGTATCTCGGCAACGTCAATCCTATCGGACGAAGGGCTTGTTATGACGAGGGAAAGCGTTGCGCCGAGACGCTGTTTTTCGATTACCACCGTGAAAAGGGAGTCAATATCCGGGTGGTAAGGATATTCAACACCTACGGCCCGCGGATGAACCATGACGATGGGCGGGTGATCAGCAATCTGATCGTGCAGGCCCTTGCAGGCGGGGAGATGACGATTTACGGAAAGGGGAAGCAAACACGATCCTTTTGTTATGTCGATGACCTTATCGAGGGGATGATGGCGATGATGAACGGCCCCGACCTCTTCCCGGGGCCTGTCAATCTCGGAAATCCGGCCGAAACGACCATTCTGGAGCTGGCTGCCCTGATTCGCGCGTTGACGGGCAGCGCTTCCCCCTTTGTATTCAAGTCCCTGCCAGAGGACGATCCGATGCGGCGTCGACCAGACATCACCTTGGCCCGAGAACGGTTGAACTGGCGACCGAAAACGGGGCTGGAAGAGGGGTTGCGGAGGACGATCGATTTTTTTCGGAGTGAGAGGGAACAAGAGGTCTATGGAACGATATCGGGGTGA
- a CDS encoding class I SAM-dependent methyltransferase: protein MKDEALPTTAEQVIEQYHSILRREQALEPETEAVVFTTFSRTIEDWLPRDKEAAILEIGCGEGAFQKFLHSKGYTNRYAFDLSTENVSVCHGRGLSYVCRHDALQLSDFPGPEQGWDLIVFIDLLEHLPKQELSRFMTVVRKRLRPSGSVILQTVNMASIAGLYYRYNDLTHELGFTENSICDLLIASGFPRPSIEVAPAWSAATWLGRLREKYLGGLHRLIYLADGRGAPSIPTRNLLARARPMAEASQGEGRQA, encoded by the coding sequence TTGAAAGACGAGGCGCTGCCGACGACGGCAGAACAGGTGATTGAGCAGTACCACAGCATCCTTCGGCGGGAACAGGCGCTGGAGCCCGAGACAGAAGCGGTGGTCTTTACGACCTTTTCCCGGACGATCGAGGATTGGCTGCCCCGAGACAAGGAGGCTGCCATTTTGGAGATCGGGTGCGGGGAAGGCGCATTCCAAAAGTTCCTGCATTCGAAGGGGTACACCAACCGCTACGCCTTCGACTTGTCTACAGAAAACGTCAGCGTCTGCCATGGCCGAGGGCTTTCTTACGTCTGCCGTCACGACGCGCTGCAACTGTCTGATTTTCCCGGGCCGGAACAAGGCTGGGATCTGATCGTCTTCATCGACCTGCTGGAACATTTGCCGAAGCAGGAACTATCCCGGTTCATGACCGTTGTGCGGAAGCGGTTGCGGCCGTCGGGGAGCGTGATTTTGCAGACCGTCAACATGGCCTCGATCGCCGGGCTCTATTACCGCTACAATGACTTGACCCATGAGCTGGGTTTTACCGAAAACAGCATCTGCGATCTCCTGATCGCTTCCGGTTTCCCTCGCCCATCGATCGAGGTGGCGCCAGCCTGGAGCGCCGCTACCTGGTTGGGCCGATTGCGAGAAAAGTATCTGGGTGGACTTCATCGGCTGATCTACCTGGCTGACGGGCGAGGGGCGCCGTCAATTCCGACGCGGAACCTGCTCGCGCGGGCCAGACCGATGGCGGAGGCGAGCCAAGGGGAGGGACGGCAGGCATGA
- a CDS encoding GumC family protein, translating to MESSEGDFGLLRYYQALKKYRPMILTVTLLSFAITTLVSFFVIAPAYEAKLVLLILRAGDAKQTGPVSDNFNLEEVISSVSKMPQFTMQSYVAQVQTDTVLQRVIDNMGLQEYNTTRLKNQVTVAMIKDTNLIEVKVVDSDPEFARDVANTLGNEFADYVTEMNIQKLTKSGHLLEQQANEEEKMLQKAMEDLNNFLAQPKNANVLDQEGKNLSELLTHYGNAKIQAEIDVQQLSAQIVELEKRIAETPQTVHRDRGALQRIEADSTQVEQINPVYTMLKTELTQKATQLAGKKAELKTLVASIAEIDAKWKSIQEEIAPKQTEYERLKREVERHTNTRNLLMEKVTEIRIARFINQGETTVKVASPAITPTTPFKPNKQKNMALGLLAGLVLSSFLAIALEFSSDMIKKRDCTG from the coding sequence GTGGAATCCAGCGAAGGCGATTTCGGATTATTGCGATACTATCAAGCCCTAAAAAAGTACAGACCGATGATTCTCACTGTCACCTTGCTGTCTTTTGCCATCACCACGTTGGTGAGTTTTTTTGTTATTGCTCCAGCCTACGAGGCGAAACTGGTACTGCTGATCTTACGAGCGGGAGACGCCAAGCAGACCGGGCCCGTTTCCGACAATTTCAACTTGGAAGAAGTCATCTCGTCCGTTTCCAAGATGCCGCAGTTTACGATGCAATCCTACGTCGCGCAGGTGCAAACGGATACAGTGCTGCAGCGTGTGATCGACAACATGGGTTTGCAAGAATACAACACGACTCGCTTAAAAAATCAGGTGACCGTCGCCATGATCAAGGATACCAACTTGATCGAAGTAAAAGTTGTTGATTCTGATCCGGAGTTTGCCAGAGACGTGGCCAACACCCTGGGCAATGAGTTCGCAGACTATGTGACAGAGATGAACATACAAAAACTCACAAAATCGGGCCACCTGTTGGAGCAGCAGGCCAACGAAGAGGAAAAAATGCTCCAGAAAGCGATGGAGGATTTAAACAATTTTCTGGCCCAACCGAAAAACGCAAATGTGCTTGATCAGGAGGGAAAAAACCTATCTGAACTGCTGACTCACTACGGGAACGCAAAGATACAGGCGGAAATTGACGTGCAACAATTGAGCGCGCAAATTGTTGAGTTGGAAAAGCGGATCGCGGAAACGCCTCAAACGGTACATAGGGATCGCGGCGCCCTTCAAAGGATTGAAGCTGATTCCACGCAAGTGGAACAGATCAATCCCGTCTATACGATGCTGAAAACAGAACTAACCCAAAAGGCGACCCAACTGGCAGGAAAAAAGGCGGAACTGAAAACGCTGGTCGCATCGATTGCGGAGATCGACGCCAAGTGGAAATCCATCCAAGAAGAGATAGCGCCCAAACAGACGGAGTACGAACGGTTAAAGAGAGAAGTCGAACGGCATACGAACACGCGCAATCTGCTCATGGAAAAGGTGACAGAGATCCGGATCGCCCGGTTTATCAATCAAGGGGAAACAACGGTCAAGGTTGCGTCCCCGGCGATCACCCCCACAACGCCCTTTAAGCCCAATAAACAAAAAAATATGGCCCTGGGACTGTTGGCAGGGTTGGTGCTATCGTCATTTCTTGCCATCGCCTTGGAGTTTTCCAGCGATATGATAAAAAAAAGAGATTGTACAGGGTAG
- a CDS encoding sugar transferase codes for MIEFIMYSNPTCEEKMFLQDCLAVRCFDLFVGALIFVIVLPVMLVIAVAIKLSSTGPVFFVQKRLAQGGRVFPCLKFRTMVSNAEDVLREALAKDPQMKAQWEKYFKLRKDPRITPLGRFLRATSLDELPQIINVLRGEMSLVGPRARPLYEREGQEKNRLFQLGLTVKPGMTGLWQVSGRSKLNFDQRIELEAWYVQNRSLRLDLTILVKTVGIVLRGDGAY; via the coding sequence GTGATCGAATTCATTATGTACAGCAACCCTACCTGTGAAGAGAAGATGTTTCTTCAGGATTGCCTGGCAGTGCGATGTTTTGACCTTTTCGTCGGTGCTTTGATTTTTGTCATCGTACTGCCCGTCATGCTGGTTATCGCCGTTGCCATCAAACTATCGTCGACAGGCCCTGTTTTTTTCGTTCAGAAACGTCTTGCTCAGGGAGGTAGGGTGTTTCCCTGTCTTAAATTTCGCACTATGGTCTCCAACGCGGAAGATGTCTTACGGGAAGCTTTGGCGAAGGACCCACAAATGAAAGCGCAGTGGGAGAAATATTTTAAACTGAGAAAAGACCCACGGATTACGCCCTTGGGTCGCTTTTTGCGCGCTACGAGTCTTGATGAACTCCCACAGATCATCAATGTCCTAAGAGGCGAAATGAGCCTTGTCGGACCGAGAGCGCGACCACTCTATGAGCGGGAAGGGCAGGAGAAAAATCGACTGTTTCAACTCGGATTGACGGTTAAACCGGGGATGACGGGCTTGTGGCAGGTCTCTGGCAGAAGCAAGCTCAATTTCGATCAACGGATCGAACTGGAAGCATGGTACGTGCAGAATCGCTCCCTTCGATTGGATTTAACGATCCTGGTGAAAACGGTGGGGATTGTCCTGAGGGGCGACGGAGCCTATTGA
- a CDS encoding lipopolysaccharide biosynthesis protein produces MKREWAKGAVWALLEQASFSGSNFLFGLLLARWLSPDRYGAYVLAYALFLFLAGVHNALILEPMSVLGPSRQGQQLDDYFSIQLRLHFLLTALLAVVVALSGFVLFCAWPQNPLGMVLTTSGLTLPLILYYWTLRRQLYISGKIGYAVISNGLYAGLTLVVATRVHQWGLLTPETAFLIMGAAGTVAGCIPIPGRGRWWNGLTPWADMKRTLQANWMFGRWLLGASLLALGSTQAQTLLLGWWAGAEAAGILQAMMNFMLPMTQTVTAASTWMLPVFARDFGEGKLAQLRSNSLVMMVLLTACALAYWLLLWGGGDLLERLIYGGRYVGYVWLIPIIGLVPVITAAAAVYSVTLRAFQRPDLHFATIALQAVTGLLTALWMIPQWRVAGAAYSIVATYLMAGWMTYMMYRKALAGLDEKNVSERTE; encoded by the coding sequence GTGAAGAGAGAGTGGGCGAAAGGGGCTGTCTGGGCCCTTTTGGAACAGGCATCGTTTTCGGGGAGCAACTTTCTCTTTGGGCTCCTATTGGCACGTTGGCTCAGCCCTGATCGCTATGGCGCCTACGTGCTGGCCTATGCGCTCTTTCTCTTCTTAGCTGGCGTACATAATGCGCTGATTCTGGAACCGATGAGCGTCCTCGGGCCGTCAAGGCAGGGGCAACAATTGGACGACTATTTTTCGATTCAATTGCGACTGCACTTCTTGCTCACGGCGCTGCTCGCCGTCGTCGTGGCATTGAGCGGATTCGTCCTCTTTTGCGCATGGCCACAGAATCCGCTTGGCATGGTGCTCACCACCTCAGGATTGACCCTGCCGCTGATCTTGTATTACTGGACCCTTCGCCGACAATTGTATATCTCAGGAAAAATCGGTTATGCGGTGATCAGCAATGGGCTTTACGCCGGCCTGACCCTCGTGGTCGCTACGAGGGTCCACCAGTGGGGCCTGTTGACGCCCGAAACGGCCTTTCTCATCATGGGCGCTGCCGGAACGGTGGCAGGGTGTATACCGATTCCTGGACGCGGTCGCTGGTGGAACGGGTTGACCCCTTGGGCGGACATGAAAAGGACCCTTCAGGCCAACTGGATGTTTGGCCGGTGGTTGCTAGGCGCGTCCCTGCTTGCGTTGGGATCAACCCAGGCGCAGACCCTGTTGTTGGGGTGGTGGGCAGGCGCCGAAGCGGCCGGTATCCTGCAGGCGATGATGAACTTCATGCTTCCCATGACACAGACGGTGACTGCGGCAAGCACATGGATGCTGCCTGTCTTTGCCCGCGATTTTGGTGAAGGAAAGCTGGCGCAGCTGCGAAGCAACAGCCTTGTCATGATGGTTTTGCTCACCGCCTGCGCCCTGGCCTACTGGCTGCTCTTGTGGGGCGGCGGCGATCTATTGGAGCGGTTGATCTATGGAGGGCGTTACGTCGGATATGTTTGGCTTATCCCCATCATCGGCCTCGTTCCGGTGATCACGGCCGCCGCAGCGGTGTATTCGGTCACCCTTCGCGCCTTCCAGCGTCCTGACCTGCATTTTGCGACGATCGCTCTTCAAGCGGTGACGGGTTTGTTGACGGCGCTGTGGATGATTCCCCAATGGCGCGTTGCCGGCGCGGCATACAGCATCGTGGCAACCTATCTCATGGCTGGGTGGATGACTTACATGATGTATCGCAAGGCCCTAGCCGGCTTGGATGAAAAAAATGTTTCGGAGCGAACGGAATGA
- a CDS encoding glycosyltransferase family 4 protein, whose product MIRLCIVSSHPIQYLVPLWRALNDHPQLEVEVFYASQGGAIEAVFDKDFNRPVRWDVDLLSGYCHRFLENRPWAWLNWRFQYRCPGVKDALASGRFDALLLLGKEYPFYLDAFHGALEKGIPVLYRADTPPPKRGLLRWLADKHRRFFYQKVAAFGCVGKEQYHYYTAYGVAREKMFWTPYCVDNRFFAQARQTALREQIRGQLGFLPAQRVLLFCGKLIPLKRFIDVIQAFAKLRERERYGLLVIGDGPLRAEWEERVRQERLRGVQFVGFKNQSELPAFYGAGDCLIVPSSRETWGLVVNEAMNLGLPIIASDQVGCGPDLVRAGENGYVYPVGDTQALAERIDTLFASEETRSAMGERSRQIVDEYSVEANVQGIWKALLFALGEAKVG is encoded by the coding sequence TTGATTCGACTGTGTATCGTCAGTTCCCATCCGATTCAGTACCTGGTTCCGCTGTGGAGGGCGCTGAATGACCACCCCCAGTTGGAGGTGGAGGTTTTTTACGCCTCCCAAGGCGGGGCTATCGAGGCAGTGTTCGACAAGGACTTCAACCGCCCTGTCCGGTGGGATGTGGACCTGCTGAGCGGCTATTGCCACCGCTTCCTGGAAAATCGACCCTGGGCATGGTTAAACTGGCGGTTTCAATACCGCTGTCCCGGTGTGAAGGATGCCTTGGCGAGCGGGCGATTTGATGCGTTGCTGCTCCTGGGCAAGGAGTATCCCTTTTACCTCGACGCCTTTCATGGAGCCCTTGAAAAAGGCATCCCCGTGCTCTACCGGGCGGACACGCCGCCGCCCAAAAGGGGGCTGTTGCGTTGGCTCGCTGATAAACACCGGCGTTTCTTCTATCAGAAAGTCGCTGCTTTCGGTTGTGTGGGAAAGGAACAGTATCATTATTACACCGCCTATGGCGTTGCCAGGGAAAAGATGTTTTGGACGCCCTACTGTGTCGACAACCGCTTTTTCGCACAGGCCCGCCAGACCGCGTTGCGGGAACAGATTCGTGGACAACTCGGTTTTTTGCCGGCGCAACGGGTCCTGCTTTTCTGCGGAAAGTTAATTCCCTTAAAACGGTTTATCGATGTGATTCAAGCCTTTGCGAAGCTTCGAGAACGGGAGCGCTATGGGTTGCTGGTCATCGGCGATGGTCCGCTCCGAGCCGAATGGGAGGAACGGGTTCGACAGGAGCGGCTCAGAGGCGTCCAGTTTGTGGGATTTAAAAACCAGAGCGAGTTGCCCGCTTTTTACGGGGCCGGCGATTGCCTGATCGTACCGTCCAGCCGGGAGACATGGGGGCTTGTCGTCAATGAAGCCATGAATCTGGGCCTTCCCATCATCGCCAGCGACCAGGTAGGTTGTGGACCCGATCTGGTCCGGGCGGGAGAGAACGGGTACGTTTATCCCGTCGGCGATACGCAAGCCCTTGCGGAGCGCATCGACACTTTGTTTGCCAGTGAGGAAACCAGATCGGCGATGGGGGAGCGCTCGCGCCAAATCGTGGATGAATACTCTGTCGAAGCCAATGTGCAGGGGATCTGGAAGGCGTTGCTGTTCGCTTTGGGTGAAGCGAAAGTCGGATAA